The genome window aaaataaatagtaaataaacttgataaaatctaaatatattttcataaatacgAGAAGTCATAATCTTGTATttagttgtggtaacattcaaaaataatatttaaatctctataaataatatctttactcCTTGAATTCATATTTACTGATACATATAACTGACTtgagtgaccaatttgagaccgttttgagttcggtgaccaacttgatatatcaaGCCCACTTTgatgactcacttgattattaaccctaaaattagatgtgaattttaaaaatggctgaggtgctttattactattattaatatatatatatatatatatatatatatatatatatatatatatatatatatatatatatatatatatataggctaacattccagagagggactccttatatggagttacatagtgcgccactataaattatcaattttattataaattctgttatagaatacatataaaacgtgattctaatatagaatactataaaatatatctattttaattaatttaacacttaaaatttgatgaaaaaaagtatattttcgaaactgattctacaacagaataattctggataattattattctgttatagaatcatgttgagatattgcataattttagatgatctttggaataaaaaaaattatataacttcgttttcggtttaataatcaaaatttgcaattatatttcataaaaaaatataatagaatatatattatgtatatgtttataatggtgtgctacgtaactccatataagagggtatgctatggagtgttaccctatatatatatatatatatatatatatatatatatatttcggttcggttaatttcggtgcggttttagcataaaaccgaaaataaaaccgcaccactaatttcggttttttatctcggttattttcagttttatttgcGGTTCGATTTTTTTCGatgtggtttttcggtttttttagggtttttttgcggtttcggtttttcctaCTCGCCCCTAAGTAATAACATGGACAAGGAAGCATTAATGataatcttttttaaattgataCCTAATCCTCGTTAAAAACAATTGATACCTAATCCTTGTTAAAAAAAACTGATACCTAATCCTCCTTAcagatattatttaattaaactgCTGCGGTACCGGTACTGCTTACTTTGTCTTTGGCTTTTGGGAATATTAGACGACTACACGCCTGCACGAATTATTGGTAGAGTTCTTTTGtgtttttgatttatatatttttgataatttatatgaTCAGTCATTTTCTGTATTGTGTGTATTAGtgatatttattgtttttttacgtattaataaaactgaattTCAATCATTCATCTAGTTTCGACTATCGACTATGAGTAtaagctactccctccgtctctaaaaacgtttctcgtttgaaatgtcggcactgttcataacatgagacaaattactaatttacgtctaatctataagataaaatatagtcatgagtgatcttgttggattcgtatttataagtactttaatacagtgaattttttttatttaatactaatacaaaactaaagatattattgattaaaaatgtgtgttggcaaacgtgaaaagtacaaatgagaaaagtatttagggacggagggagtattgttttagtcaaatcaatcaatcaataccTTTTATTAATAAGCCAAACCAGATTTCAGTGGAATATCAGtaccaaaattatcaaaatttggtcatcttatatcatatttaattattattattattattattattattattattattattattattattattatactcctATTAAAAGTATTGTACTCTCATTAATAGACTTAAATTGGTCAGGactttataatattcattaattgattaagatattataattaaaaacgaTTTTTATAGTTATTAGAATTTTGTAATCATATAActttttcatttaataataataatcattaaattattatgaaaaaaatttcgtATTGGTTacgattttataatttatatattattacagtCAACAAAccttttcatttaaattttaactcaaataatttaatttacaaaacaactctaattttattattatcatataatatttttatttggtataataattattatactattataaattcaacaaattatattttcaacaaaactattcattttaatttttaaaattttaataatttaatctttaattaataatacaccATATGAATACACTTTCATACGAGCTTTTGTTATGGGATGATTATACCATTAACagaatttttattcatttaactCATGTATACGATATTCCTAACTCCTGAAATCTGGTCTTCTGCTACGAATTTAATACCCTGCCTTGTTAACTTAATTAGTTTAAGCCAAAAAAGACGCTGATGAAAAAAACCGGCGATTCAAGTACAAAGACAAGCATtgcttcaaaaataaattacaaagaCATGCATAGTGACAGGGGTGCAAAGCAAAAGAAATAAAGCAAGTGAACAGAAAAATGCACATTCTAAAAGAACGACAAAAGTTTATATGAGTGTAATCTGTTGCAACTTGCCCGAGAGTGGACACTCCAAACATGAAAGAAGTCCACAACCATCGCATTCCAGAAGAAAACAGTAGGAATGGAAAAAAGTGAAGCACCGTGAACAAGTGTGTATGGGCCTCTTTATTGTAGGACTCTTGAAAACTAATGCAAGTGTGTGTGGTTTATCTGCAATAAAAACTTTAATTGTCCCTCCTAACTTGACAGTGTTGAGCCAAAACCCACAAGCATAGTGATAAGAATGTTCAGATTCACTGCAATGGAAGAGCAAATCTTGGTTGCTAACTCGTTCTTCACAGCTTTCACAGTAGAATGCTCCCTCGTAGAAGAATGGTGGATTTCTCAAGGTTAAGGGGTGAGCATCATATTTGTGTTTCGTCCTACTTGGTATTATTATACAGCGCATATCAATTAGGAAACTACTGCAGCTTTCACATCCATATTCCACCCCGACCTCATTTCGATACCTGGTTATGCTGCAAGTAGAATTCGAGGCTGGCCGCTGAACAAGGGAGTGATGCTTGTGAGATTCGTGTTTTATTCTTGTTGGTAAGAATGCACAACGGATATCAACATAGATATCACAATCCTGACAGTGATAGTAGAATCCATTTGTTGAATAGTCGCAAACTCCACAAACCacaatatcataaaatttatccTTCATCTGAAGCAAGAGAGAATGTTGGGGGTGAAAATGCAATGCTCCTACAGGCAACCTCTGTGGTAACTTCGTTGCACAGAAGGAATGGAGAAAGAAACCACACTGGATACAAGCGTAGTAAGAGGGATGAGAAACAGTTATAGGTTGAATACACCCGTTGCATATCAGCTCTCTCCTATCACCATCACTGTCATCGCTGTCGTTGTCACAGATAGTAAACTGGAGCTGTTGTAATGGATGGATCTGGTGACTCCAGTGCTTTTCAATACTGTGTGGATCAATAGATGTTAGTGACATGGCAACACTGATTTCACCTTGAAAGTTGACTTGGGACTTGCAACACTGAGTCACAATGAGATCAAATATTGATTCCCGGCTAGGCAGAGGAAATAGTACCAGGTCAGGTTCATTATCCATGTCATCTGCTTCATTCTCACTTCTGAaaacaacaaattaaaattaattcagAGATGATAACACAGGAGCTCATGACAACTTAGAGAAGAAATGATGTGAATAGCAAAGTAAAAACAATTGAAAGGTACTTACACAATAGACATTGTGGATGTTGAACATTTCATGTGCACAAAATATGTGCACTTGTGGCAATAATACATCCAGCTCCTGCGGTAAACAAATCGGCGGCAGATACCACAGTATTGGCTAAAGACGAGATGAATGTCAGGAACAGAGTAGACGAGAGTGAGGGGGTGATGGTGATAAGTAGGCGATTGAATAATGGCGGGGGAAAAGGCGCAGGTCTTGTGAATCCAGAACTCACAGGTGGTGCAAACATATGAAGAGTCGTTAGCTTTCTCATGACAGGCTTCACATTCAAAAAAGGCTTCCTTGTTCATTAACGTCAGCGCGTGCTCCTTGTGTCCTTCGTGATGAAGCAGCCTCTGTTCCAAACCACAAAACACACACGCATCAAAGTTACAATCAACACATGCATAAGAGACCTTTATTTCACGATAACAAATATCACAGGTGAAACGATCAGGGCGTGGAAGGAGAGAAAGAGGATGAATGGTGTGTTTATGGTGGTTTATTTGCTGCGGAAATTCTCCACAAGGCTTATGCAAGTAGAAATTTTGACAATCAACATCGTCATTACAACTACCACAGGTATATGTAGCAGAGCCTACGACTCGTTTTTTGCACATAATACAAGCAGCATCCTctgcaaaaataaaatcttcTTGTAAACTTAATAAATGGTCATGTAGATAAACTGATATGGGTAATTCTGAACAAGTAATGTGCAGGTAGAAACTTTGAAGATCATTGTGTCTGGTACAGAAATATATATGAGAGCCTTGAGCTTGTTTGTTGCATGTATGGCATATAGTATCGTCTCTCCTAACAGTACACTCTACAAATGTGTACCCCGAATTGCTGAAGAACTCCAACACTGAAATCATTTTTGGTTGAGAGGAGAGATTTAAAGATGGGTTTCaaaagtgacaaaaaaaaaaaaggaagaatgGGTTTCAAGATTCTTGCAGTCTTAATGGCCGGATAATTTGGTGTTTAGGGTCGAACATATTTATAAAAGCACAGCcgaaataaacaaatacttgtTTATTTGTTGGAGCGAACACCGGAGTAAATTCTGGATCAAGGCATGTGTGGATTAACGTTATACCACATGCTAATCCCATTTCTTAACTGAACTGCATAATCAACTGTCCTCCTTGTCTTCAGTTGGATTGATTATgctatatgattaatttttgtttacaaAAACAATCTTATATGTATGTATGGCATGCAGCAATCAGCATCctcttcaaatataaaattctcTTTCAAACATAATGGGTGCTCatgtaattttgtaaataaaccAATTGGGTGATTCTGCACAAGTCTTGTGCAAGTACaactttgaattttattatgcCTGGTGCAAACATAAGCAACAGAGCCTTCGGCTAATTTTTTGTATGATGGCATTTAGCACTGTTTCTGATAAATATACATCAGAGTTTAGAACTGATTTGTTGCACGTATGGCATACAGCATCGCCTCCCGTAACAGTACTCTCTATTAATGTGTGGCCCGAATTGCTGAAGAGCTCCAACACTGAAATCATTTTTGGCTGAGAGAAGAGATTTAAAAATGGGTTTCAAATGTGACAAAAAGAAGAATGGGTTTCAAGATTCTTGCAGTCTAAATGGCCGGGATAATTTGGTGTTAATGGTAGAACATATTTATAAGACCACAGCCGAAATAAACAACTACTTTGTTTATTTCTTGGAGCGAACACCGGAGTAAATTCTGGATCAAGGCATGTGTCGATTAACATTATACCACATATGCACTTGTAGATGCACCCACCGGCCACCATTCACATGCGATTCCCATTTCTTAACTTCATTCCTTCTTGTCTTCAGTTGGATCGATTATGCTATATGAATATCGGATGCAGCAATCAGCATCCTCTCCAAATATAAAATTCTCTTTTAAACATAATGGGTGCTCATGTAAATAAACCGATTGGATGATTCTGCACAAGTCTTGTGCAAGTACAACTTTGAATTCCATTATGCCTGGTGCAAACATAAGCA of Daucus carota subsp. sativus chromosome 3, DH1 v3.0, whole genome shotgun sequence contains these proteins:
- the LOC108214044 gene encoding uncharacterized protein LOC108214044 isoform X1, translated to MISVLEFFSNSGYTFVECTVRRDDTICHTCNKQAQGSHIYFCTRHNDLQSFYLHITCSELPISVYLHDHLLSLQEDFIFAEDAACIMCKKRVVGSATYTCGSCNDDVDCQNFYLHKPCGEFPQQINHHKHTIHPLSLLPRPDRFTCDICYREIKVSYACVDCNFDACVFCGLEQRLLHHEGHKEHALTLMNKEAFFECEACHEKANDSSYVCTTCEFWIHKTCAFSPAIIQSPTYHHHPLTLVYSVPDIHLVFSQYCGICRRFVYRRSWMYYCHKCTYFVHMKCSTSTMSIVSENEADDMDNEPDLVLFPLPSRESIFDLIVTQCCKSQVNFQGEISVAMSLTSIDPHSIEKHWSHQIHPLQQLQFTICDNDSDDSDGDRRELICNGCIQPITVSHPSYYACIQCGFFLHSFCATKLPQRLPVGALHFHPQHSLLLQMKDKFYDIVVCGVCDYSTNGFYYHCQDCDIYVDIRCAFLPTRIKHESHKHHSLVQRPASNSTCSITRYRNEVGVEYGCESCSSFLIDMRCIIIPSRTKHKYDAHPLTLRNPPFFYEGAFYCESCEERVSNQDLLFHCSESEHSYHYACGFWLNTVKLGGTIKVFIADKPHTLALVFKSPTIKRPIHTCSRCFTFFHSYCFLLECDGCGLLSCLECPLSGKLQQITLI
- the LOC108214044 gene encoding uncharacterized protein LOC108214044 isoform X2 codes for the protein MISVLEFFSNSGYTFVECTVRRDDTICHTCNKQAQGSHIYFCTRHNDLQSFYLHITCSELPISVYLHDHLLSLQEDFIFAEDAACIMCKKRVVGSATYTCGSCNDDVDCQNFYLHKPCGEFPQQINHHKHTIHPLSLLPRPDRFTCDICYREIKVSYACVDCNFDACVFCGLEQRLLHHEGHKEHALTLMNKEAFFECEACHEKANDSSYVCTTCEFWIHKTCAFSPAIIQSPTYHHHPLTLVYSVPDIHLVFSQYCGICRRFVYRRSWMYYCHKCTYFVHMKCSTSTMSIVENEADDMDNEPDLVLFPLPSRESIFDLIVTQCCKSQVNFQGEISVAMSLTSIDPHSIEKHWSHQIHPLQQLQFTICDNDSDDSDGDRRELICNGCIQPITVSHPSYYACIQCGFFLHSFCATKLPQRLPVGALHFHPQHSLLLQMKDKFYDIVVCGVCDYSTNGFYYHCQDCDIYVDIRCAFLPTRIKHESHKHHSLVQRPASNSTCSITRYRNEVGVEYGCESCSSFLIDMRCIIIPSRTKHKYDAHPLTLRNPPFFYEGAFYCESCEERVSNQDLLFHCSESEHSYHYACGFWLNTVKLGGTIKVFIADKPHTLALVFKSPTIKRPIHTCSRCFTFFHSYCFLLECDGCGLLSCLECPLSGKLQQITLI